TGGCTGCTCGTGTATTGAACAACCTGGGAGTAAGTCTTAATAAAGCTAGACAGCAAGTTCTTCAGTTACTTGGAAGTAATGAATCTACTTCTAATGGCCAGGGAGGCGGTCGCCAATCTGCGAGTGCTAACACACCTACACTAGATTCATTAGCTCGTGATTTAACAAGCGTGGCCAAAGAGGGCAACATTGACCCAGTCATTGGTCGAAGCAAAGAAATTGAACGTGTCATTCAAGTATTAAGCCGTCGTACAAAGAATAATCCTGTTCTTATCGGTGAACCAGGGGTAGGTAAAACGGCTATAGCAGAAGGTCTAGCTCAACAGATCATCAATAACGAGGTTCCTGAGATCTTACGCGATAAGCGTGTTATGACACTTGATATGGGTACTGTCGTTGCAGGAACTAAATATCGCGGGGAATTTGAAGATCGATTGAAAAAGGTTATGGAAGAGATTCGTCAGGCTGGAAACATCATTCTATTTATCGACGAACTCCACACTTTAATTGGCGCTGGTGGTGCAGAAGGGGCTATTGATGCTTCCAACATTCTAAAACCATCTCTTGCACGCGGAGATTTACAATGTATCGGTGCTACTACATTAGAAGAATACCGTAAGTATATTGAGAAAGATGCCGCATTAGAGCGTCGTTTCCAACCTATTCAAGTGGATGAACCAAATCTTGAAGAATCGGAACAAATTCTTGAAGGTCTTCGTGACCGATATGAAGCACACCACCGTGTGACCATAACTGACGAAGCGATTAAAGCTGCTGTTAAGTTCTCTGACCGTTACATTCAAGATCGTTTCCTACCAGATAAAGCGATTGACTTGATTGATGAGGCTGCTTCTAAAGTACGTTTACGTTCCTATACAGCACCTCCTAACTTAAAAGAGTTAGAGCAGAAATTAGAAGAAGTTCGTAAAGAGAAAGATGCCGCTGTTCAAAGTCAAGAATTTGAAAAAGCCGCTTCTTTACGAGATAACGAACAAAAGCTTCGTGAAGAACTAGATAAGACAAAAGATGAATGGAAAGAAAAGCAAGGTCAGGAAAACTCAGAAGTTACAGTTGAAGATATCGCTTCAGTGGTGTCCATCTGGACGGGAGTTCCGGTTTCTAAATTAGCGAAGGATGAGAGTGAGCGTCTTCTGAATATGGAAGAAGTTCTGCATAACCGAGTGATTGGGCAGCAAGAAGCTGTTAAATCAATCTCGAAAGCTATCCGTCGTGCACGTGCAGGATTAAAAGATCCAAAACGTCCAATTGGCTCCTTTATCTTCTTAGGGCCAACAGGTGTCGGGAAAACCGAATTAGCGCGTGCGGTTGCTGAGTCTATGTTTGGTGAAGAGGATGCAATGATTCGAATTGATATGTCTGAGTACATGGAGAAACACTCCACGTCACGCCTTGTTGGTTCACCTCCAGGTTATGTTGGATATGATGAGGGTGGACAACTGACAGAGAAAGTACGACAAAAGCCTTATTCTGTTATCTTGTTAGATGAGATTGAAAAGGCTCACCCTGATGTCTTCAATACGTTACTACAAGTTCTTGAAGACGGACGATTAACGGATTCTAAAGGTCGTACTGTAGACTTCCGCAATACGGTCATTATTATGACTTCAAACGTCGGGGCTACTGAACTGAAAACGAACAAATATGCTGGATTCACCATGGGAGATGCTAATCAGGACTATAAGGACATGAAATCTAAAGTTATGGATGAAATGAAACGTGCATTCCGTCCTGAGTTCTTAAACCGTATCGATGAAATCATTGTCTTCCACTCTCTAGAGAAGGAGCATATGAAAGAGATTGTTACGTTAATGGTAGACCAACTTCAAAAACGTCTCACAGAATTGGATGTTGACTTTACTCTGACTGACAAAGCACTCAACAAAATTGCAGACGAAGGGTTTGACCCTGAGTACGGAGCTCGACCATTACGTCGTTCTCTGCAAAAAAATGTTGAAGATCTACTGTCTGAAGAGCTGCTAAAAGAGAACATCTCAACCGGTCAAAATGTTGTGATCGACGTGGATGACAATGGAGAATTTGCGGTTACCACTCATTCATGATCCGAAACAATAGATCATAAATAGATAATCATTTAAAATCGGAAGGTGAGAGCCTTCCGATTTTTTTATAAGGTAACGTATTGAAGGCGAATTCTAATGTGTTTTTAGGTAAATACGTAATGATATTGTAAAAACATTGTAACTGATTCATTCATAATACGTATGAGATAATAAGGAGAGTAAAAGGCTCTTCTTAGTAAGTAAGGAGAGATCGTTGTGGCGAAGCAAAAGTCAAAGTTTGTATGTCAAGAGTGCGGTTATGAAACTGCTAAATGGATGGGGAAATGTCCAAGTTGTAACCAGTGGAACACACTAGTTGAAGAACGGGTAGCATCTAAATCAACTGGAAGGCATACATTTGTAACAAGTGATGCACAAACTAGCAAGAAACCAGAAAAAATTACAGCAATCGAAACCAAAGAAGAGCCTCGTATTAAAACAGACATGCCTGAGGTGAATCGTGTATTAGGTGGCGGGATTGTACCTGGCTCCCTAGTGTTAATTGGGGGTGACCCCGGTATTGGTAAATCGACATTGTTGTTACAAGTGTCATCTCAACTTGCTCATAAACAAGATGTGAGTGTTCTGTATATATCAGGTGAAGAATCGACGAGACAAACGAAATTAAGAGCGGATCGTCTTGGTGTTTTATCTGATGATCTGTATGTGTTGTCAGAAACGAATATGGTAGATGTTGCTCACCATATTGATCAAATTCAGCCTTCATTTGTCGTGATTGACTCGATTCAAACAATCTATAAAGAGGACGTTAACTCTGCTCCTGGTAGTGTAACGCAAGTTCGTGAGTGTACAAGTGAACTTATGCGGATAGCTAAAAATAATGGTATTCCAATCTTTATAGTTGGGCACGTTACGAAAGAGGGGTCAATTGCCGGGCCACGCTTACTCGAGCACATGGTGGATGCTGTGCTTTACTTTGAAGGAGAGCGTCATCATACCTTCCGTATATTACGCAGCGTAAAAAACCGTTTCGGGAGCACTCATGAGATGGGAATCTTTGAGATGAAGGAAGAAGGGCTGAAAGAAGTAGCGAATCCTTCAGAAATATTCCTAGAAGAACGGTCACAAGGGGCAGCAGGTTCCGTGGTTGTAGCCTCTATGGAAGGCACTCGACCTGTGCTCGTTGAAATCCAGTCCCTTATATCGCCGACAAGCTACGGGAATCCACGGCGTATGGCGACCGGATTAGACCATAACCGTGTTCCATTGTTAATGGCTGTTTTAGAAAAGCGTGTAGGGTTACTTTTACAGAACCAAGATGCTTATGTAAAAGTAGCAGGCGGTGTGAAATTAGATGA
The nucleotide sequence above comes from Pontibacillus chungwhensis. Encoded proteins:
- the clpC gene encoding ATP-dependent protease ATP-binding subunit ClpC: MMFGRFTERAQKVLALAQEEAVRLGHNNIGTEHILLGLVREGEGIAAKALGALGLAADKIQEEVEQLIGTGDKVSQTIHYTPRAKKVIELSMDEARKLGHSYVGTEHILLGLIREGEGVAARVLNNLGVSLNKARQQVLQLLGSNESTSNGQGGGRQSASANTPTLDSLARDLTSVAKEGNIDPVIGRSKEIERVIQVLSRRTKNNPVLIGEPGVGKTAIAEGLAQQIINNEVPEILRDKRVMTLDMGTVVAGTKYRGEFEDRLKKVMEEIRQAGNIILFIDELHTLIGAGGAEGAIDASNILKPSLARGDLQCIGATTLEEYRKYIEKDAALERRFQPIQVDEPNLEESEQILEGLRDRYEAHHRVTITDEAIKAAVKFSDRYIQDRFLPDKAIDLIDEAASKVRLRSYTAPPNLKELEQKLEEVRKEKDAAVQSQEFEKAASLRDNEQKLREELDKTKDEWKEKQGQENSEVTVEDIASVVSIWTGVPVSKLAKDESERLLNMEEVLHNRVIGQQEAVKSISKAIRRARAGLKDPKRPIGSFIFLGPTGVGKTELARAVAESMFGEEDAMIRIDMSEYMEKHSTSRLVGSPPGYVGYDEGGQLTEKVRQKPYSVILLDEIEKAHPDVFNTLLQVLEDGRLTDSKGRTVDFRNTVIIMTSNVGATELKTNKYAGFTMGDANQDYKDMKSKVMDEMKRAFRPEFLNRIDEIIVFHSLEKEHMKEIVTLMVDQLQKRLTELDVDFTLTDKALNKIADEGFDPEYGARPLRRSLQKNVEDLLSEELLKENISTGQNVVIDVDDNGEFAVTTHS
- the radA gene encoding DNA repair protein RadA, with the translated sequence MAKQKSKFVCQECGYETAKWMGKCPSCNQWNTLVEERVASKSTGRHTFVTSDAQTSKKPEKITAIETKEEPRIKTDMPEVNRVLGGGIVPGSLVLIGGDPGIGKSTLLLQVSSQLAHKQDVSVLYISGEESTRQTKLRADRLGVLSDDLYVLSETNMVDVAHHIDQIQPSFVVIDSIQTIYKEDVNSAPGSVTQVRECTSELMRIAKNNGIPIFIVGHVTKEGSIAGPRLLEHMVDAVLYFEGERHHTFRILRSVKNRFGSTHEMGIFEMKEEGLKEVANPSEIFLEERSQGAAGSVVVASMEGTRPVLVEIQSLISPTSYGNPRRMATGLDHNRVPLLMAVLEKRVGLLLQNQDAYVKVAGGVKLDEPAIDLAVAVSIASSFQDRPSKPDDVLVGEVGLTGEIRRVARIEQRVQEAAKLGFKRAIVPKKNLSGWTLPDDIEIIGVNSVQEALKATLGGA